A genomic window from Winogradskyella sp. J14-2 includes:
- a CDS encoding acyltransferase: MKKIVTLVVGLIPVGLLRKVLLNILGHKISYNSKFGINILWVKHISLEEDSSIGHFNFIANKLVRLEKKAFIKNFNYFRGPFDVYIGNESGISNNNKFRRAKYPISVGDSSLQLGKNSFIVSGHFVDLTRAVSFGDNSILAGIRSQIWTHGYYHANDGSDRVRIDGDVVIGNNVYIGSSCIFNPGIKVLDAIHIGAGSVISKNLEESGMYVGQGLRFVSKNIDDIKSKLHKVEDENLVEDVYYK, translated from the coding sequence ATGAAAAAAATTGTAACATTAGTTGTTGGGTTAATACCTGTTGGACTTCTGAGAAAAGTACTTTTAAACATACTTGGGCACAAAATCTCTTATAATTCCAAATTTGGAATTAACATTCTCTGGGTAAAACATATTTCTTTAGAAGAAGACAGCAGTATTGGACATTTTAACTTTATAGCAAATAAGTTGGTTCGTCTAGAAAAAAAAGCTTTTATAAAAAATTTCAATTACTTTAGAGGACCCTTTGATGTTTACATAGGGAATGAATCGGGTATTTCTAATAATAATAAGTTTAGGAGAGCAAAGTATCCAATTTCGGTTGGCGATTCTTCGCTGCAATTAGGAAAAAATTCATTTATAGTATCTGGACATTTTGTTGATTTAACAAGAGCAGTGAGCTTTGGGGATAATTCAATTTTAGCAGGAATAAGAAGTCAAATTTGGACACATGGTTACTATCATGCAAATGATGGTTCCGATAGGGTTAGAATAGATGGCGATGTTGTAATTGGCAATAATGTCTATATAGGTTCTAGCTGTATATTTAACCCAGGTATTAAAGTATTGGATGCCATACATATAGGAGCAGGTAGCGTAATATCTAAAAACCTTGAAGAATCTGGCATGTATGTTGGTCAAGGGCTTAGATTTGTTAGTAAAAATATTGACGATATAAAATCTAAGCTACATAAAGTGGAAGACGAAAACTTAGTAGAAGACGTATATTATAAATGA
- a CDS encoding acyltransferase family protein — protein sequence MKAKNEKIKKESSKIEWVYRAKGLGILLVVAGHILRGLNNANLFSGSVFTNIDYVLYTFHMPLFFFLSGIFFLRSLKKRGLKSFLLNKVNLLLYLYIIWSIIQLIVQVLLNKYINGHADFKDFLEILYLPKGQMWFLYVLLLIFIINAFIFSKFSEGYKNFILTISIIVGIYLRVITIEDYYVIDKLSANFLFFQLGIMWSMLSFKSSLNSVNYFFAAIAMVLVFTAVTYFNINNNRLDYDNQIIAAIVGILLISLISQVIKLKTLYSLGKFSLQIYLAHILFASGARIFLHKFLNVTDIYLHIIAGITFGVFGPLVLVRISEKYKIFKFLFENKIKKINVTD from the coding sequence ATGAAAGCCAAAAATGAGAAGATAAAAAAAGAAAGTTCTAAGATAGAATGGGTTTACAGGGCTAAGGGTCTTGGAATTTTATTAGTAGTTGCTGGTCATATACTAAGGGGATTAAATAACGCAAACTTATTCTCTGGTTCAGTTTTTACCAATATTGATTATGTGCTTTATACATTTCATATGCCTTTGTTTTTCTTTTTATCAGGAATTTTTTTCTTAAGAAGTCTAAAAAAAAGAGGTTTAAAGTCCTTTTTGTTAAATAAAGTTAATCTTCTATTGTATTTGTACATTATATGGTCTATTATTCAATTAATAGTTCAGGTTTTATTAAATAAATATATAAATGGACATGCTGATTTTAAGGATTTTTTGGAAATTTTATATTTACCAAAAGGCCAGATGTGGTTTCTCTATGTTTTATTATTAATTTTTATTATAAACGCTTTTATTTTCTCGAAGTTTTCTGAGGGGTATAAAAATTTTATACTTACAATATCAATTATAGTGGGTATTTATCTTAGAGTTATTACTATAGAAGATTATTATGTAATTGATAAGTTGTCAGCTAACTTTTTGTTTTTTCAATTAGGCATTATGTGGTCAATGCTTAGTTTTAAATCATCATTAAATAGCGTTAATTATTTTTTTGCCGCTATAGCAATGGTCTTGGTCTTTACGGCTGTTACTTATTTTAATATTAATAATAATAGATTAGATTATGATAATCAAATAATAGCTGCAATTGTAGGGATTTTATTAATCAGTCTAATTTCTCAGGTTATAAAACTAAAAACTCTGTATAGCTTAGGTAAATTTTCTTTACAAATATATTTAGCCCATATTCTATTTGCTTCAGGGGCAAGAATTTTTCTTCATAAGTTCTTAAATGTTACCGATATATATTTGCATATTATTGCAGGAATAACTTTTGGGGTTTTTGGACCATTGGTATTGGTTAGAATTAGTGAAAAGTATAAAATATTTAAATTTCTGTTTGAAAATAAAATAAAAAAAATCAATGTCACTGATTAA